The Spirochaeta isovalerica DNA window ATAAAGGACGAACTTCAGGGTGAACCATATGGATTTGATAAAATAGGGATCTTCCGTAAAGGCTTCTATGTAATTACTCAATCCGACAAAATTATGTGTCCGGTTTAAAGCGTTCCAGTCAGTCAGGCTGTAATAGAAACCGCCGAAAGCCGGAACGAGAACGAAAAGGGAATAGAAAGCAAAAGCAGGCAGGACGAAAGCGAGAAGTTTTACTGTCTCTCTGAAACTTTTCCTGATGTTCATTCTTGTCTCCTGAATAGAGGTATACCGCCTTTATACAGTAGACTATGCCGTTTGTCTTTTGATCATATTAATCATGATTATTGGACAATATTGATATTGGAAGTTTATAAATACTAAAAGCTTTTATGAACTGATACAAAACCTCAAAATCACGACTAAAACCTATTTGTCATTTGCACAGCTGAAGTGGTTAATCTAGTATTTAATATACATATGACTCTTAAGGGATAAAGTGTGCCTTTAAAAAAGAATATCATTTTAATAAGCGTTTTTACTTTTCTTTGTCTTATAACTCTGGGCATAGGTATTGAAGTCATAATTCACAGTTTTCTTGTAGAACGCTATAACATCCTGGAACGGGAGGATTTACAGGAAATAACGGGTAATATCCGCGCAAAAATAGAACTCATGCTTTCCAGGGACCTGCTAATTGTTAATTCTACTGCTGCCTATATTTCAGTTAATCCCGACATTTCCGAAGAAGAGTTTATCAGATTTGCCTCAAAGATTTTCGGGGATTCCAAAACACTTTCCAACCTCGCCGCTGCGCCGGATCTGGTTCTTTCATACGTGTATCCAAAAACAGGCAACGAAGCCATTATCGGAGTAGACTACCGCGATTTGCCAGACCAGTTACCCCTTGTATTAAAAGCAAGAGATTCAAGTGAGCTGGTTGTTGCCGGTCCTATTGATATACTTCAGGGCGGTCAGGGAATTCTGGGTCGGGCTCCGGTATTTTATGAAGATAATGGCTCCGGGATATTCTGGGGTATTGTTTCTTCACTGATCAGCCTGGATTCCCTGATAAATGAACTGAAACCTCTTCTTGATCAGAATGAGTTGAACCTGTCAATGCGGGGCATCAACGGAACGGGGTCATCGGGAAGCGTCTTCTATGGAGACAGCAGAATCTTCGAGGAAGAAGACTCTATCAAAAGCATGGTTCTCTTTCCAAACGGATCCTGGCAGATAGCTATCACTCCGATACATGGTTTCAGCAACAATCATCCCTATCACAATCTCATAATTTTTCTCATCATAATAGCCGTAGCTGTTGCTACGACTTTGAATTATCTCCGGATGATGTACAATCAACAGCTCCGGGAAAATGAGAAGCGTCTGAAGGATATAATCAATGCCTCATCGGATATAATCTGGGAAACAGATCGGTCAGGAATCATTACTTACATATCAGGTAATGGGGAATCCAACCTCGGATATACGGAGGATGAATTACTGGGATCTTCCATTTTCAGTTACACCTCAAAAGACAGGGAAGATAAAGCGGTAAATTCACTTCGCGATTTAATGGAAAAGGGCAAACCGATTGTAGACATGGAAACCAGGCTGAAAACCCGGGACGGGATGCTCATATCTATTCTTAGAAATGCCATCCCGGTCTTAGAGAACAAATCGGGGAAACTCGTTGGATATAGAGGCGTCGATAAAGACGAAACGATGCGGAAAAAGCTACAGGAAGAACTGGAAGAGAGTGAATACCTGCTCTCTCTATTTTTCAAGCAGTCTCTGGACGGTTTCTTTTTTATGATGCTCGATGAACCGATAGAATGGAACGATTCGATAGATAAGGAGTCAGCTCTCGATTATATCTTCCAGCATCAGCGAATCACAAAAATCAACAAGGCAATGCTTAAGCAATATCATGCTACCGAGACAGACTTCATGGGTCTGACTCCATCTGATTTTTATAAACATGATATTATTGCGGGACGAAAACTGTGGAAAAGATTATTTGATGAAGGACGAATTCACATCGATACTGACGAACGGAGATTAGACGGCAGCGCTTTTGTCGTAGAAGGGGATTACATTGTTTTATGGGATTCTCAAGGAAGGATCACAGGGCACTTCGGAGTGCAGAGAGATATAACATCTGAAAGGGATAGAGATTTTCAACTCAAACGTTATGTTGCTATCAATGATAAGTATGTCATTGTTTCCCAGACAGATCTTGATGGAATCATTACCTATGCCAGCGATGCTTTCTGTCAGATCTGCGGTTATGAAAGGGAAGAACTGATAGGAGTCGGACACAATATCATTCGCCATCCCGATATGCCTGACACACTCTTTAAAGATCTCTGGGAAACGATCACCTCCGGAAGAGCATGGAGTGGCGAGATGAAAAATAAAAGGAAAGATGGGACTTTTTACTGGGTGAATACCGATGTAACGCCTTTGGAAAACCGTATGGGTGAAATATACGGGTATATGGCTGTTCGCAGAAACATAACAGCCCAGAAAGAACTTGAAGTTATATCTGTTACCGATAAACTTACTGGTCTGTTCAACCGCCAGAAAGTTGACCGCTCCCTGGAAGAACAGCAGATACGATTAAGCCGCTATCAAGAAATATACTCGATCATAATACTCGATATTGATCACTTTAAATCCATAAATGACAATTACGGACACCTGGAAGGAGACCGTGTATTAACAAGCATTTCCCGTTTAATAGAAGATCAGATCCGTCAATCCGATATCCCCGGTCGCTGGGGCGGCGAAGAGTTTCTTATTATCTGCCCTCATACAGATCTCAATGGGGCTGCCAAACTGGCTGAAGAGCTAAGACAGACTATAGAAAAATTCAATTTCGGTTTAAATCACCCTGTGACTATAAGCCTGGGTGTGGCTCAAGCAACAGCTGATAATTTCCCCGAAGTATCTGATAAATGGACAAACCGAGAATCGAGGAAAAACAAACCCGGAGATTTTCATATCAACTCAATAACAAAAAAATTGATTAACTCTGCTGATAACGCCCTGTACAAAGCGAAGAAACAGGGCCGGAATCAGGTGGTTTGCGGAGAATAATACTAACCGGCTAGATATCAAAATTTACGGCTATCATAAGCCCAGTGAAGTAATGCCTGCCTTTGTTTTCTTCGGCAATCCAGATCGCCCTGGGCGCAGTTTTTTCTTATTTGAGCAATATGCCGAACCATCTGCTTCCATCTTTTGATTTGCTTTTCATCGTAAGGAGATCGCCGGCCCATATAATAACGACAATACCATTGAAACCAACCGCGGGGGTCCTCCGGATATATCCAACCTCTTTCTATCCAGTAATTTAAACTTTTCGATGCATTTATTTTAAAGTAATTTAAATCGGGATTATGAAAGTCATGACATAATTTTGCATTTCTGAACCAATCATCGGGAAACTCTTGCCGGCAGTCTGTCATGTACTTTCCTCCGAAAACCCCCATTTGGAGCATTTCTTTGGGTGTTAAATCCGGTTTGAAATCTCTATGATAATTCTCCCCTTCCGGCTCGGTCAGGAGATACTGATAATTCTTCTGCATTAAATCGTTAACAATTACAATCATGAATAAAGAATAATGTAAGAGTTCGCCTTTTACAAAAGATCTATTTTGCTCTAAAAAAGCAATCATATCTAAAAGGTATTTCAAGCGGACACTGATCAGAAATAAAAAAAACACCTTCCGTTGAAAATGCTTTGATTTGATGCCTGGAAGAGGACAATTAATTTTCTAAGTTTTGGTTTATTGTCATTTTACCGAGTTTAATCGATGTTTTATCGCTGATTTCTCAGCAGAAATATGACAATGATCAACTAGAGCTGTCTACAATTTGTATACAAGTAAATCTCACAAGCTTCTCTTGAAGAAGACCTTACCGACTCTTTTAATATGTTCAATCAGATCCTTATTATCAATTTGATCGTATATGGAAAGATCAATATGGTAAGGCAGAAGCAACTCTTCAATTTCCTCTTCAATATTATAGATCGTCTTTAAGGTAAGGTTCCTGCCAAAGGCTGTCAAATCAATATCTGATCCTTCTCTGTAATTTCCTTTGGCTCTGGAGCCATAAAGAATCACTTTCTCTATTTCTTTCCGGTTTTGAAATATGGATGTCAGTTGTTTGACCGTCTCTTCACTTAAACCGTACATGGATCAGACTTTATCCTTCTCTATAGCCAACTGCCGGGCTAAATCCTCAAACGCTTTATAGTAATGATTAATGACTGCCTGGAGTATTTCCTCTGCTGTTTCTTCATTATAGGAATGACTGGTTTTCTGACGGCTTTTAAT harbors:
- a CDS encoding diguanylate cyclase; the encoded protein is MPLKKNIILISVFTFLCLITLGIGIEVIIHSFLVERYNILEREDLQEITGNIRAKIELMLSRDLLIVNSTAAYISVNPDISEEEFIRFASKIFGDSKTLSNLAAAPDLVLSYVYPKTGNEAIIGVDYRDLPDQLPLVLKARDSSELVVAGPIDILQGGQGILGRAPVFYEDNGSGIFWGIVSSLISLDSLINELKPLLDQNELNLSMRGINGTGSSGSVFYGDSRIFEEEDSIKSMVLFPNGSWQIAITPIHGFSNNHPYHNLIIFLIIIAVAVATTLNYLRMMYNQQLRENEKRLKDIINASSDIIWETDRSGIITYISGNGESNLGYTEDELLGSSIFSYTSKDREDKAVNSLRDLMEKGKPIVDMETRLKTRDGMLISILRNAIPVLENKSGKLVGYRGVDKDETMRKKLQEELEESEYLLSLFFKQSLDGFFFMMLDEPIEWNDSIDKESALDYIFQHQRITKINKAMLKQYHATETDFMGLTPSDFYKHDIIAGRKLWKRLFDEGRIHIDTDERRLDGSAFVVEGDYIVLWDSQGRITGHFGVQRDITSERDRDFQLKRYVAINDKYVIVSQTDLDGIITYASDAFCQICGYEREELIGVGHNIIRHPDMPDTLFKDLWETITSGRAWSGEMKNKRKDGTFYWVNTDVTPLENRMGEIYGYMAVRRNITAQKELEVISVTDKLTGLFNRQKVDRSLEEQQIRLSRYQEIYSIIILDIDHFKSINDNYGHLEGDRVLTSISRLIEDQIRQSDIPGRWGGEEFLIICPHTDLNGAAKLAEELRQTIEKFNFGLNHPVTISLGVAQATADNFPEVSDKWTNRESRKNKPGDFHINSITKKLINSADNALYKAKKQGRNQVVCGE
- a CDS encoding nucleotidyltransferase domain-containing protein, whose protein sequence is MYGLSEETVKQLTSIFQNRKEIEKVILYGSRAKGNYREGSDIDLTAFGRNLTLKTIYNIEEEIEELLLPYHIDLSIYDQIDNKDLIEHIKRVGKVFFKRSL